A region from the Polaribacter sp. Hel1_33_78 genome encodes:
- a CDS encoding rhomboid family intramembrane serine protease — protein MNYINNLKNRFKNGNIVEKLIYINIAIFILSLLFNVFQGLYKGQTNWFVNWFSLDDDYDSLLKKPWSIITYGFLHADFIHILMNLIVLHFIGNLFIEYFTQKLLLNFYIIGTFFGGLLFVFSQNYFPLFEGKSSLLVGASAGISAIFIGVATYIPNYQLKLRFIGFIKLWHLAAFWIGLDIIGLIGSNSGGHFAHLGGSLFGFLYVKKANNKKTDFFKQFLSLFIRKKTPLKTVHKSAKKKSNSLKNTDITQKQIDSILDKISKSGYDTLTKTEKDFLFRQGKK, from the coding sequence ATGAATTATATAAATAACTTAAAAAACCGTTTCAAAAATGGAAATATTGTAGAAAAATTAATCTACATAAATATTGCTATTTTTATTTTATCCTTACTTTTTAATGTTTTTCAAGGTTTGTACAAAGGGCAAACAAATTGGTTTGTAAATTGGTTTTCTTTAGATGATGATTACGACTCTCTATTAAAAAAACCATGGTCTATAATAACCTATGGTTTTTTACATGCAGATTTTATACACATCTTAATGAACTTAATTGTTCTGCACTTTATTGGTAATTTATTTATAGAATATTTCACTCAAAAATTATTACTTAATTTTTATATTATCGGTACTTTTTTTGGCGGACTTTTGTTTGTTTTTAGTCAAAATTATTTCCCTCTATTTGAAGGAAAATCATCTTTACTAGTCGGTGCTTCTGCAGGAATTTCTGCCATATTTATAGGGGTTGCAACGTACATACCAAATTATCAATTAAAGCTACGTTTTATAGGTTTTATAAAATTATGGCATTTAGCTGCCTTTTGGATTGGTTTAGATATTATTGGTTTAATTGGAAGTAATTCTGGTGGACATTTTGCCCATTTAGGAGGAAGTTTATTTGGTTTCTTATATGTTAAAAAAGCAAATAACAAAAAAACTGATTTCTTTAAACAATTTTTATCACTTTTTATAAGGAAGAAAACTCCTTTAAAAACAGTCCATAAATCTGCAAAAAAGAAAAGCAATTCATTAAAAAACACCGATATTACACAAAAACAGATAGATTCTATATTAGATAAAATAAGTAAATCTGGTTATGACACTTTAACAAAAACAGAAAAAGATTTTTTGTTTAGACAAGGAAAAAAATAA
- a CDS encoding GNAT family N-acetyltransferase, producing MIFETERLLVRKLVLDDLEAFHEMQSNDNVMQFVDGETKTFEEHLVELTDLINKYNLSNNDFWIYAIERKFDTHFIGTVALVKDGEDDEIGYRFLEKYWKKGYGSEICEGLIYHCKQIGIPKIVGYVVNKNIASAKILVRYNFKVVKQFINDDIKLLETKYELIL from the coding sequence ATGATTTTTGAAACTGAAAGATTATTAGTTAGGAAGCTCGTTTTAGATGATTTAGAGGCTTTTCACGAAATGCAAAGCAATGATAATGTTATGCAGTTTGTTGATGGTGAAACAAAAACATTTGAGGAGCATTTAGTTGAATTAACAGATCTTATTAACAAGTATAATTTATCTAATAATGATTTTTGGATTTACGCCATTGAAAGAAAATTTGATACTCATTTTATAGGAACGGTTGCTTTAGTAAAAGATGGAGAAGATGATGAGATTGGATATCGTTTTTTAGAGAAATATTGGAAAAAGGGTTATGGTTCTGAAATTTGTGAAGGACTAATTTACCATTGCAAACAAATAGGAATTCCGAAAATAGTAGGGTATGTTGTTAACAAAAATATAGCCTCAGCTAAAATTTTAGTACGTTATAATTTTAAAGTTGTAAAACAGTTTATAAATGACGATATTAAATTACTAGAAACAAAATATGAATTAATTTTATGA
- a CDS encoding NAD(P)/FAD-dependent oxidoreductase encodes MNKIEKTAVCIIGAGPSGTATSLMLTKLKIPHYIIDKSTFPRDKTCGDGLILYAYKAMKLLGEDLFTSFLKNPKFIHSKKISLHINNTSNIEFKESDDRDMIISYAKRIDFDQFLVSHLSDTYANQHFGSGVKELREESEGVFVKLKNGKEIVSKFVVGADGVKSIVSSKLAINKIDKKFSSTFISAYFKDVKDLPDGNAAEVRIIYKKMLLFFYIFPLSDGQVNISLGGRADHIKKYGVNLVDEIQSIIKTHKKVKNKFSNATKVGSWRGWSIPFHFGNYKTSGDRFLLVGDAAGLANAFYKEGIGTGMMSGIIAAKNIERCLNNDGFSESSLKKYDEDLKKEFGRLLKFSHYALRAAKFKGFFLAMASLLKKKIERKAHKIIEKRSY; translated from the coding sequence ATGAATAAAATTGAAAAAACAGCTGTTTGCATTATCGGAGCAGGACCTTCTGGAACTGCGACTTCTTTAATGTTAACAAAGTTGAAAATTCCACATTATATTATTGATAAATCAACTTTTCCACGAGATAAAACTTGTGGAGATGGTTTAATCTTATATGCTTATAAGGCTATGAAGCTTTTAGGAGAAGATTTATTCACCTCTTTTTTGAAAAACCCAAAATTTATACATAGTAAAAAAATTAGCCTGCATATAAATAATACATCTAATATAGAATTTAAGGAGAGTGATGATAGAGATATGATTATTTCATACGCTAAACGTATCGATTTTGATCAATTTTTGGTAAGTCATTTATCTGATACTTATGCCAATCAACATTTTGGAAGTGGAGTTAAAGAGCTTAGAGAAGAATCTGAAGGTGTTTTTGTCAAATTAAAAAATGGTAAAGAAATAGTATCAAAATTTGTAGTGGGTGCAGATGGTGTTAAATCTATTGTTTCTAGTAAGTTGGCTATCAATAAAATAGATAAAAAATTTTCATCTACTTTTATCAGTGCGTATTTTAAAGATGTAAAAGACCTTCCTGATGGAAACGCTGCAGAAGTTCGTATAATTTATAAAAAAATGCTTTTATTTTTTTATATCTTTCCTTTATCAGACGGACAAGTAAATATTAGTTTGGGTGGACGTGCAGATCATATTAAAAAATATGGAGTTAATTTAGTTGACGAAATTCAGAGCATTATAAAAACACATAAAAAGGTTAAAAATAAATTTAGCAATGCGACTAAAGTAGGTAGTTGGAGGGGATGGTCTATTCCGTTTCATTTTGGAAATTACAAAACTTCTGGAGATCGATTTTTGTTAGTTGGAGATGCCGCTGGTTTGGCAAATGCTTTTTACAAAGAAGGTATTGGTACAGGAATGATGTCTGGTATTATTGCTGCAAAAAATATAGAAAGATGTCTAAATAATGATGGTTTTTCTGAATCTTCATTAAAAAAATATGATGAAGATCTTAAAAAAGAGTTCGGTAGACTTTTAAAGTTTAGTCATTATGCTTTGAGAGCAGCAAAATTTAAAGGTTTCTTTTTAGCAATGGCTAGTTTGTTAAAGAAAAAGATAGAACGTAAAGCTCATAAAATTATAGAAAAAAGAAGTTATTAA
- the mtaB gene encoding tRNA (N(6)-L-threonylcarbamoyladenosine(37)-C(2))-methylthiotransferase MtaB, whose product MMADKKVAFYTLGCKLNFSETSTIARNFVNEGFDRVDFEEKADIYVINTCSVTDNADKRFKSIVKNTLKKNDNAFLIAIGCYAQLKPEELAAVDGVDLVLGATEKFNVTSYINDLTKNNVGEVHSCEISDADFYVGSYSIGGRTRAFLKVQDGCDYKCTYCTIPLARGISRSDTLENVISNAKEISSKGIKEIVLTGVNIGDYGKGEFGNKKHEHTFLELVKELDTIDGIHRLRISSIEPNLLKNETIDFVAKSNSFVPHFHIPLQSGSDVLLKKMKRRYLRKTYTNRVVRIKEVMPNACIGVDVIVGFPGETDELFLETYNYLNEMDISYLHVFTYSERPNTEAVDLEGVVPKKVRAKRSKMLRGLSAKKRRSFYESQLGNTLTVLFENENKEGYINGFTENYVKVKAPWNPELINTLHTITLTKIDEDGLVRFDFVEEAVII is encoded by the coding sequence ATGATGGCAGATAAAAAAGTAGCTTTTTACACATTAGGTTGCAAATTGAATTTTTCGGAAACATCCACGATTGCAAGAAATTTTGTTAATGAAGGTTTTGACCGTGTTGATTTTGAAGAGAAAGCAGACATTTATGTAATTAATACATGTTCTGTAACGGATAATGCAGATAAACGTTTTAAATCGATTGTGAAAAATACATTAAAGAAAAATGACAATGCTTTTTTAATAGCTATTGGATGTTATGCCCAACTAAAACCAGAAGAATTAGCAGCTGTGGATGGTGTAGATTTGGTTTTAGGAGCCACTGAAAAATTCAATGTAACAAGTTATATTAACGATTTAACTAAAAATAATGTTGGCGAAGTCCATTCTTGTGAAATTTCTGATGCTGATTTTTATGTAGGTTCTTACTCTATTGGTGGCAGAACTCGTGCTTTTTTAAAAGTACAAGATGGTTGTGATTATAAATGTACGTATTGTACTATTCCCTTAGCGCGAGGAATTTCTAGAAGTGATACTTTAGAAAATGTAATTAGTAATGCTAAAGAAATTTCATCTAAAGGAATTAAAGAAATTGTTTTAACAGGTGTAAATATTGGTGATTATGGAAAAGGCGAATTTGGTAATAAAAAACACGAACATACTTTTTTAGAATTAGTTAAAGAGCTCGATACAATTGACGGTATTCATCGTTTACGGATTTCATCCATAGAGCCTAATTTATTAAAAAATGAAACCATAGATTTTGTTGCGAAATCAAATTCATTCGTTCCTCATTTTCATATTCCTCTGCAATCTGGAAGTGATGTATTACTTAAGAAAATGAAACGTAGATATCTGCGAAAAACATATACAAATAGGGTTGTTAGGATTAAAGAAGTAATGCCAAATGCTTGTATAGGTGTGGATGTTATTGTTGGTTTTCCTGGAGAAACTGATGAATTATTTTTAGAAACTTATAATTATTTAAACGAAATGGATATTTCGTATTTACACGTCTTTACCTACTCTGAAAGACCCAATACAGAAGCTGTAGATTTGGAAGGAGTTGTTCCAAAAAAAGTACGTGCAAAACGCAGCAAAATGTTACGAGGATTGTCTGCTAAAAAAAGACGTTCTTTTTATGAATCGCAGCTTGGGAATACATTAACAGTTTTGTTTGAAAACGAAAACAAAGAAGGTTATATAAACGGGTTTACAGAAAATTATGTAAAAGTAAAAGCACCTTGGAATCCTGAATTAATCAACACTTTGCATACAATTACACTAACTAAAATTGATGAAGATGGTTTGGTGAGATTTGATTTTGTAGAAGAAGCTGTAATTATCTAA
- a CDS encoding antibiotic biosynthesis monooxygenase, with protein MIEDKLTLFSYAVIFSTILADNTHDYLEMSIRMEELAKNQKGYLGIESARNETGIKVSYW; from the coding sequence ATGATTGAAGACAAATTAACGCTATTTTCTTATGCAGTGATTTTCTCAACTATTTTAGCAGATAATACCCATGACTATCTTGAAATGTCAATAAGGATGGAAGAACTAGCTAAAAATCAAAAAGGATATTTAGGAATAGAATCCGCAAGAAATGAAACCGGGATTAAAGTTTCTTATTGGTAG
- a CDS encoding endonuclease/exonuclease/phosphatase family protein has translation MSAFILVIGWFFSNTPYKFTENKSSLNDDLKVMSYNVRMFNHWKWIDDQNIPEKINAFVSEKSPDILLFQEYYTLEKQLFLYPYKYIKTKDEKNKIGLAIYSKFPIIQKGSLDLKNTSNNIIFADIVRKKDTIRVYNLHLQSFELNTSQENFGQENSEKLIERLKNRFKKQAEQTEVFTAHEKQWTGKKVVAGDFNNTSYSWVYNQILKDKKDSFIEAGIGFGKSFNYWLPMRIDFILTDKNAIVNQFSSFSEKNSDHFPILARINWKIY, from the coding sequence ATGTCGGCCTTTATTTTGGTTATTGGTTGGTTCTTTTCTAACACTCCGTATAAGTTTACCGAAAACAAATCTTCGTTAAATGATGATTTAAAAGTAATGAGCTATAACGTAAGAATGTTCAACCATTGGAAATGGATTGATGACCAAAACATCCCTGAAAAAATAAATGCATTTGTATCTGAAAAATCGCCAGATATTTTATTATTTCAAGAATATTATACTCTAGAAAAACAACTTTTTTTATATCCTTATAAGTACATAAAAACAAAGGACGAAAAAAATAAAATTGGTTTAGCCATTTATTCTAAATTCCCTATTATCCAAAAAGGTTCTTTAGATTTAAAAAACACTTCTAATAATATCATTTTTGCAGATATCGTAAGAAAGAAGGACACCATTAGAGTGTATAATTTGCACTTGCAATCTTTTGAATTAAACACTAGTCAAGAGAATTTCGGCCAAGAGAATTCAGAAAAACTAATTGAAAGATTAAAAAACCGTTTTAAAAAACAAGCAGAACAAACCGAAGTATTCACTGCTCATGAAAAACAATGGACGGGTAAAAAAGTTGTAGCTGGAGATTTTAATAATACGAGTTATTCTTGGGTTTACAATCAAATTTTAAAAGATAAAAAAGATAGTTTTATTGAAGCAGGAATCGGTTTTGGAAAATCATTTAATTACTGGCTTCCTATGAGAATCGATTTTATATTAACTGATAAAAATGCCATTGTGAATCAGTTTAGTTCATTTTCTGAAAAAAATTCTGACCACTTCCCTATTTTGGCCAGAATAAATTGGAAAATTTATTAA
- a CDS encoding rhomboid family intramembrane serine protease, which translates to MNRLTDAIKHLIIINVILFVVPQLLQLDLTNILALHFPKNEHFGFWQYITHMFMHGSFPHILFNMYGLYAFGTPLEQIWGKNKFIFFYFSAGLGAGIIYSLVNYYQFNGVYELFINAGLNDSEVLSILKSGSTNDVRVINAISQEQFNKITSLYSTPAVGASGAVYGVLVAFGLYFKDAKLALLFFPVPIAAKYFIPVMILGDLFFGMTKYSVGNIAHFAHIGGALIGFIIAWHWKNNQFKVRQ; encoded by the coding sequence ATGAATAGACTTACAGACGCCATTAAACACCTAATTATAATCAATGTAATTTTATTTGTAGTACCACAATTACTGCAATTAGACTTAACAAATATATTGGCATTACATTTTCCGAAAAACGAGCATTTTGGATTTTGGCAATATATAACTCATATGTTTATGCATGGAAGTTTTCCACATATTTTGTTCAACATGTATGGTCTATACGCCTTTGGAACTCCTTTAGAACAAATATGGGGGAAGAATAAATTTATATTTTTTTATTTTTCTGCGGGTTTAGGAGCAGGAATCATCTATTCTTTGGTGAATTATTACCAATTTAATGGCGTTTATGAGCTTTTTATAAATGCAGGTTTAAATGATTCTGAAGTTTTATCTATCTTAAAATCAGGAAGTACAAATGACGTAAGAGTCATAAATGCAATTTCTCAAGAACAATTTAATAAAATAACTTCCTTATATAGTACACCTGCGGTAGGTGCTTCGGGAGCAGTTTATGGAGTTTTAGTGGCTTTTGGGCTGTATTTTAAAGACGCTAAACTAGCCTTACTGTTTTTCCCTGTTCCCATTGCAGCCAAGTATTTTATTCCGGTAATGATTTTAGGAGATTTATTCTTTGGAATGACAAAATATTCTGTTGGAAATATTGCTCATTTTGCGCACATTGGAGGAGCCTTAATAGGATTTATTATTGCTTGGCATTGGAAAAACAATCAATTTAAAGTGCGTCAATGA